The following proteins come from a genomic window of Vallitalea longa:
- a CDS encoding alpha-galactosidase, translating to MGIECIESKRLFHIQGRNVSYIFKADKHDNLIQLYYGKKIRKINDSIINTTKAICWGIIPEKDDIEYALDSALLEYPTFGHVDFRSGAMNVEQENGSRILDLKYDSYRIIKGKKSLKGLPATYADDKEAETIEVTLVDKLIDLHVVLSYTVFNNRNVITKSVQIINKGNEILKVLNAQSCCMDFRDSNYDMLHLSGAWARERHIVKTPLVQGNRSIGSVRGTSSHVHNPFLALMSKDATEENGEVFGFNFVYSGNFLGEVSVSETGRPRVLMGINPLNFSWQLKPEEMFQTPEVVMVYSSNGLGEMSREYHSLYRENLMRGQWKNKQRPILINNWEATYFDFTRESLEKIVKKASDIGLELFVLDDGWFGKRNDDTCSLGDWKVNTDKIEGGLEKLANNVNDMNMSFGLWFEPEMISPDSDLYRNHSDWCLHVRNRERVMTRFQLVLDLSRKEVCDYIIGSVSEVLSNAPISYVKWDMNRYLTDVMSVELPSDRQMETAHRYMLGLYYVMEEIVTRHKDVLFEGCSGGGGRFDPGILYYMPQIWTSDDSDAIERLKIQYSTSIVYPPISMGSHVSVTPNHQVGRVTPLNTRGNIAMSGNFGYELDISQYSEEQINMVKEQIDFYKENRQIIQFGDFYRLMDPYEKNNGAWMFVSEDKTEAVLFYTTILAVPNPLDQQIRCKGLDEEYNYEIDGIEGVFGGDELMNLGLTIPELKDFESVRYKIRQVNN from the coding sequence ATGGGAATAGAATGTATAGAAAGTAAAAGACTCTTCCATATTCAAGGAAGAAATGTAAGTTATATTTTTAAAGCTGATAAACACGATAATCTGATTCAATTATATTATGGGAAGAAGATAAGAAAAATAAATGATAGTATAATTAATACAACTAAAGCTATATGTTGGGGCATTATACCTGAAAAAGATGATATTGAATATGCGCTTGATTCTGCTTTACTGGAATATCCAACATTTGGTCATGTGGATTTTAGAAGTGGAGCAATGAATGTCGAACAAGAAAATGGTTCACGAATATTAGATTTGAAATATGATTCATATAGAATTATAAAAGGTAAGAAATCATTGAAGGGACTTCCTGCAACATATGCAGATGATAAGGAAGCAGAAACTATAGAGGTGACATTGGTTGATAAATTGATTGATCTACATGTAGTTTTAAGTTATACAGTTTTTAACAATAGGAATGTAATAACTAAATCAGTTCAGATCATTAATAAAGGAAATGAAATATTGAAAGTTCTTAATGCACAAAGTTGTTGTATGGATTTTAGAGATTCTAATTATGATATGTTGCATCTGTCAGGAGCTTGGGCAAGGGAACGACATATTGTAAAAACACCTCTGGTTCAAGGAAATAGGTCCATAGGTAGTGTAAGAGGAACCAGTAGTCATGTACATAATCCCTTTCTAGCATTGATGTCAAAAGATGCAACAGAGGAAAATGGAGAGGTATTTGGATTTAATTTCGTATATAGCGGTAATTTTTTGGGAGAAGTTTCTGTTAGTGAAACAGGTAGACCTAGGGTTCTGATGGGGATTAATCCGTTGAATTTTTCTTGGCAATTAAAACCAGAAGAAATGTTTCAGACTCCTGAAGTAGTAATGGTATATTCCAGTAACGGATTAGGAGAGATGTCAAGAGAATATCATAGTCTCTATAGAGAAAATCTTATGAGAGGACAATGGAAGAATAAGCAAAGACCGATTTTAATTAATAACTGGGAAGCAACTTATTTTGATTTTACAAGAGAAAGTCTAGAAAAAATAGTTAAAAAAGCTAGTGATATTGGTCTTGAATTGTTTGTACTAGATGATGGATGGTTTGGCAAAAGAAACGATGATACTTGTTCGTTAGGGGATTGGAAAGTTAACACAGATAAAATTGAAGGTGGTCTGGAAAAGCTAGCAAATAATGTTAATGACATGAATATGTCTTTCGGATTATGGTTTGAACCTGAAATGATATCTCCTGATAGTGATTTATATAGAAATCATAGTGATTGGTGTTTACATGTGAGAAATAGAGAAAGAGTCATGACAAGATTTCAATTAGTTCTGGATTTATCGCGAAAGGAAGTATGTGATTATATAATAGGTTCTGTATCAGAAGTGCTTTCCAATGCTCCTATAAGTTATGTTAAATGGGATATGAATAGATATCTTACGGATGTAATGTCTGTGGAATTACCTAGTGATAGACAAATGGAAACTGCTCATAGATATATGTTAGGACTTTACTATGTTATGGAAGAAATTGTGACAAGACATAAAGATGTTCTATTTGAAGGTTGCTCTGGAGGTGGCGGAAGGTTTGATCCAGGAATTTTATATTATATGCCTCAGATATGGACCAGTGATGATTCAGATGCTATTGAGAGATTGAAAATTCAATATTCAACCAGCATAGTATATCCTCCTATTTCTATGGGAAGTCACGTATCTGTTACTCCTAATCATCAAGTAGGAAGAGTAACACCACTTAATACAAGAGGAAATATAGCTATGTCAGGTAATTTCGGATATGAACTTGATATTAGTCAATATAGTGAAGAGCAGATTAATATGGTTAAAGAACAAATTGATTTTTATAAAGAAAATAGGCAGATCATTCAATTTGGAGATTTCTACAGGCTAATGGATCCATATGAAAAAAATAATGGAGCATGGATGTTTGTTTCTGAGGATAAAACAGAAGCGGTATTGTTCTATACTACAATATTAGCAGTGCCAAATCCACTAGACCAACAAATAAGATGTAAAGGGCTTGATGAGGAGTATAATTATGAGATTGATGGAATAGAGGGTGTGTTTGGTGGAGATGAACTGATGAATCTAGGGTTGACTATACCTGAATTAAAGGATTTTGAGAGTGTAAGATATAAAATTAGACAAGTCAATAATTAA
- a CDS encoding elongation factor G, which yields MYKTIGMVAHVDAGKTTILEQILFHTNSIKKAGRVDNKNTVLDYHNIEKQRGITIFSDQAIATYKDSTYQLVDTPGHVDFSTEMERAIRILDYAIIIISAVEGIEGHTETVWQLLRKYNIPTIFFINKLDRIGANFQNVIEEISNNFTKNIMILSKPTNDNNISYILDDISTETIEFVADYDDTILNKYLDGIEIRTPELIDTIRDLFNNNTIYPCLSGIALKGIGIDELLRTIDLLVEPKYESNNELPLAGTVYKIKYDDDGNKLTFIKLYTGTLEVKNTITHKLSGKEIIEKINEIRIYNGTKYNNSDIAYPGQLIAVTGLNLSYVGEGIGDMNDFNSYMLIPTLKSKVIYSIEENPKDILKIFEILTEENPSLDVVWIEELKEIHIKVMGTIQLEVLIHVVMERFGKTIEFGTPEILYKETISSKTHGFGHFEPLKHYAEVEYDIKPVNRGSGISYDSICSVDILHKRWQRLSEKNIPDACKKGILTGSPLTDIHLTLTTGKSHVKHTSGGDFRQATFRAVRQGIEKTDNILLEPYYHFKIKVEKHLSGRVITDINKMHGTVENPINKGEHIILIGKVPVSTAMDYPSQLASFSSGKGSISFVFDGYNTCHNTDEVIKRIGYNKSADKDYTSSSIFCSHGKAYTVKGCDIENNN from the coding sequence ATGTATAAAACAATTGGAATGGTAGCTCATGTGGATGCAGGTAAAACAACAATACTTGAACAAATCTTATTTCATACGAATTCCATTAAAAAAGCTGGTAGAGTTGATAATAAAAATACAGTCCTTGATTATCATAATATAGAGAAGCAAAGAGGAATCACAATATTTTCTGACCAAGCTATAGCCACATATAAGGATAGTACATATCAGTTGGTAGATACACCAGGTCATGTTGATTTTTCAACTGAAATGGAAAGAGCCATTAGAATACTGGACTATGCAATAATAATCATATCCGCTGTTGAAGGAATAGAGGGACATACCGAAACTGTCTGGCAGCTTTTAAGAAAATATAATATACCTACAATATTCTTCATCAATAAATTAGATAGAATAGGTGCAAATTTTCAAAATGTCATAGAAGAAATCAGTAATAATTTTACTAAGAATATAATGATTCTATCAAAGCCTACTAACGATAACAATATATCTTATATTCTAGATGATATTTCAACTGAAACGATAGAATTCGTAGCTGATTATGATGATACAATACTAAATAAATATTTGGATGGTATAGAAATCCGAACTCCTGAATTAATTGATACTATTAGAGATTTGTTTAACAATAACACCATATATCCATGTTTATCAGGAATTGCTTTAAAAGGTATTGGAATTGATGAGCTTTTAAGAACTATAGATCTATTGGTAGAACCGAAATATGAAAGTAACAATGAACTTCCTTTAGCTGGAACAGTTTATAAAATCAAATACGATGATGACGGTAATAAACTTACTTTCATAAAATTATATACTGGAACCCTAGAAGTCAAGAACACTATTACCCATAAATTATCTGGCAAAGAAATAATCGAAAAGATAAATGAAATCAGAATATACAATGGAACCAAATACAATAATAGTGATATTGCATATCCCGGACAGCTTATTGCTGTAACAGGTCTTAACTTATCTTATGTAGGTGAAGGAATAGGTGATATGAACGATTTTAATAGTTATATGTTAATACCAACTTTAAAATCAAAAGTCATATATTCTATTGAAGAGAATCCAAAAGATATCCTTAAAATATTTGAGATATTAACAGAAGAAAATCCGTCGCTAGATGTTGTATGGATAGAAGAATTAAAAGAAATCCACATAAAAGTTATGGGAACTATCCAGCTTGAAGTTCTAATTCATGTAGTAATGGAACGATTCGGTAAAACAATTGAATTCGGTACTCCTGAAATATTATACAAAGAAACTATATCTAGTAAAACTCATGGTTTCGGACATTTCGAGCCACTTAAACATTATGCAGAAGTAGAATATGATATCAAACCCGTTAATAGAGGTTCTGGAATATCTTACGATTCAATATGCAGTGTAGATATATTACATAAAAGATGGCAGAGACTAAGTGAAAAAAATATACCTGATGCCTGTAAAAAAGGAATTCTTACTGGTTCTCCTTTAACAGATATACATCTTACTCTTACTACAGGAAAATCACATGTCAAACATACTAGTGGAGGGGATTTCCGTCAAGCGACTTTTCGTGCTGTAAGACAGGGGATAGAAAAAACTGATAACATATTATTAGAACCCTATTACCATTTTAAAATTAAGGTTGAAAAACATTTATCCGGTAGAGTAATAACAGATATCAACAAAATGCATGGTACAGTAGAGAACCCAATTAATAAAGGTGAACACATAATTCTTATAGGAAAAGTACCAGTATCAACAGCAATGGATTATCCTTCACAACTTGCTTCTTTCTCATCTGGAAAAGGTAGTATTTCCTTTGTTTTTGATGGCTATAATACTTGTCATAATACGGATGAAGTAATAAAAAGAATCGGGTATAACAAAAGTGCTGATAAAGATTATACTTCTTCATCAATATTTTGTTCTCACGGGAAAGCTTATACCGTTAAAGGGTGTGATATAGAAAATAATAACTAG
- a CDS encoding DUF3810 domain-containing protein gives MKKSNHVYKWSLILLLPIGILLTNVVESFPDFIEKYYSNGIYSYIGRFLSRITGVIPISVAEIIIIFLIVFFLYKFVKVIRSLIKSNNRKRYVLIDSIRKLLIFISVGYFVFVIVWGLNYYRLPFADIAEINVKETTVEELSGLCENLILKANELRKNVIENKEGIMYIPDGYNDVFSRAHEGFIIIADTYEELGGEYGTPKGVFFSNFMSYTGITGMYFPYTGEANVNKDRTDILLPATVCHEMAHQRGFAREDEANYIAYLTCTSHPDADFKYSGTMLALIHSMNELYEYDKLEYYKLKSMYSDGILRDLLDNNNYWAKYSGPIDKASTKINNTFLKLNKQRDGVHSYGRMVDLLIAEYRQNNN, from the coding sequence ATGAAAAAATCAAATCATGTTTATAAATGGAGCCTTATACTATTATTGCCTATTGGTATATTATTGACTAATGTTGTTGAATCGTTTCCTGATTTTATAGAAAAATATTATTCAAATGGTATTTATTCATATATTGGTAGATTCCTAAGTAGAATTACTGGAGTTATTCCAATTTCAGTGGCAGAGATTATTATAATATTTCTTATTGTTTTTTTCTTATATAAATTTGTAAAAGTTATTAGATCACTTATAAAATCAAATAATAGAAAAAGATATGTTTTGATTGATTCCATCAGAAAATTATTAATATTTATTAGTGTGGGTTACTTTGTATTTGTTATAGTATGGGGACTTAACTATTATCGCTTACCTTTCGCGGATATAGCTGAAATCAATGTAAAAGAAACAACAGTTGAGGAATTAAGTGGTCTTTGTGAAAATTTGATTTTAAAGGCTAATGAGCTAAGGAAAAATGTAATTGAAAATAAAGAGGGTATTATGTATATACCTGATGGGTACAATGATGTATTTAGTCGTGCACATGAAGGATTTATAATTATAGCTGATACCTATGAAGAATTAGGTGGTGAATACGGGACACCTAAAGGAGTCTTTTTTTCAAATTTCATGTCTTATACAGGTATAACTGGCATGTATTTCCCTTATACAGGTGAAGCTAATGTCAATAAGGATAGGACAGATATCTTGCTTCCAGCAACAGTTTGTCATGAAATGGCACATCAAAGAGGATTTGCTAGAGAAGATGAAGCTAATTATATTGCATATCTGACTTGTACTTCTCACCCAGATGCTGATTTCAAGTATTCAGGGACTATGCTTGCGCTTATACATTCAATGAACGAATTATATGAATATGATAAACTAGAATACTATAAGTTGAAAAGTATGTATAGTGATGGTATCTTGAGGGATCTACTTGATAATAATAATTACTGGGCTAAGTATTCAGGTCCTATTGATAAAGCTTCGACTAAAATAAATAATACTTTTCTAAAATTAAATAAACAGCGTGATGGTGTTCATAGTTATGGAAGAATGGTAGATCTGTTAATAGCAGAATATAGACAAAATAATAATTGA